The Triticum aestivum cultivar Chinese Spring chromosome 3A, IWGSC CS RefSeq v2.1, whole genome shotgun sequence genome includes a region encoding these proteins:
- the LOC123062955 gene encoding bidirectional sugar transporter SWEET1a isoform X1 produces MEHIARFFFGVSGNVIALFLFLSPVITFWRIIKRKSTEDFSGVPYNMTLLNCLLSAWYGLPFVSPNNILVTTINGAGSVIEAIYVVIFLIFAERRAKVRMLGLLSVVTAIFATVVLVSLLALHGKARTVFCGLAATVFSICMYASPLSIMRLVIKTKSVEYMPFLLSLSVFLCGTSWFIYGLLGLDPFIYIPNGCGSFLGLMQLILYAIYRKNKGPAAGAGKGEDADDADEVEDAKKAAAAVEMGEAKIKVDDDTAVVDEPAVVDKVAAQV; encoded by the exons CATCACCTTCTGGAGGATCATCAAGAGGAAGTCGACGGAGGACTTCTCCGGCGTGCCATACAACATGACGCTGCTCAACTGCCTCCTATCCGCATG GTACGGGCTGCCGTTCGTGTCCCCGAACAACATCCTGGTGACGACGATCAACGGCGCGGGGTCGGTGATCGAGGCCATCTACGTGGTCATCTTCCTCATCTTCGCGGAGCGCAGGGCCAAGGTCCGGATGCTGGGCCTGCTCAGCGTGGTCACCGCCATCTTCGCCACGGTGGTGCTGGTGTCGCTGCTGGCGCTGCACGGCAAGGCCCGCACCGTCTTCTGcggcctcgccgccaccgtcttcTCCATCTGCATGTACGCCTCGCCGCTCTCCATCATG AGGTTGGTGATCAAGACCAAGAGCGTGGAGTACATGCCGTTCCTGCTGTCCCTGTCCGTGTTCCTCTGCGGCACCTCCTGGTTCATCTACGGCCTGCTCGGCCTCGACCCCTTCATCTAC ATCCCCAACGGGTGCGGGAGCTTCCTGGGCCTGATGCAGCTCATCCTCTACGCCATCTACCGGAAGAACAagggccccgccgccggcgccggcaaGGGGGAGgacgccgacgacgccgacgagGTGGAGGACGCCAAGAAGGCGGCAGCTGCAGTGGAGATGGGCGAGGCAAAGATCAAGGTCGACGACGACACCGCCGTCGTCGACGAGCCGGCCGTTGTCGACAAGGTCGCCGCGCAGGTGTAG
- the LOC123062955 gene encoding bidirectional sugar transporter SWEET1a isoform X2, with product MTLLNCLLSAWYGLPFVSPNNILVTTINGAGSVIEAIYVVIFLIFAERRAKVRMLGLLSVVTAIFATVVLVSLLALHGKARTVFCGLAATVFSICMYASPLSIMRLVIKTKSVEYMPFLLSLSVFLCGTSWFIYGLLGLDPFIYIPNGCGSFLGLMQLILYAIYRKNKGPAAGAGKGEDADDADEVEDAKKAAAAVEMGEAKIKVDDDTAVVDEPAVVDKVAAQV from the exons ATGACGCTGCTCAACTGCCTCCTATCCGCATG GTACGGGCTGCCGTTCGTGTCCCCGAACAACATCCTGGTGACGACGATCAACGGCGCGGGGTCGGTGATCGAGGCCATCTACGTGGTCATCTTCCTCATCTTCGCGGAGCGCAGGGCCAAGGTCCGGATGCTGGGCCTGCTCAGCGTGGTCACCGCCATCTTCGCCACGGTGGTGCTGGTGTCGCTGCTGGCGCTGCACGGCAAGGCCCGCACCGTCTTCTGcggcctcgccgccaccgtcttcTCCATCTGCATGTACGCCTCGCCGCTCTCCATCATG AGGTTGGTGATCAAGACCAAGAGCGTGGAGTACATGCCGTTCCTGCTGTCCCTGTCCGTGTTCCTCTGCGGCACCTCCTGGTTCATCTACGGCCTGCTCGGCCTCGACCCCTTCATCTAC ATCCCCAACGGGTGCGGGAGCTTCCTGGGCCTGATGCAGCTCATCCTCTACGCCATCTACCGGAAGAACAagggccccgccgccggcgccggcaaGGGGGAGgacgccgacgacgccgacgagGTGGAGGACGCCAAGAAGGCGGCAGCTGCAGTGGAGATGGGCGAGGCAAAGATCAAGGTCGACGACGACACCGCCGTCGTCGACGAGCCGGCCGTTGTCGACAAGGTCGCCGCGCAGGTGTAG